The following are from one region of the Papaver somniferum cultivar HN1 unplaced genomic scaffold, ASM357369v1 unplaced-scaffold_132, whole genome shotgun sequence genome:
- the LOC113332867 gene encoding uncharacterized protein LOC113332867 — MDPLVVDLSKIPVTQSAINLINDNDKDRYESWRFSLIGRLDLLRIKFLDASNILRKQWKLTAPCQLIPLGKGFFTIKLSNEEDKNHIKSGTWEAMDQILKVRNWIPNFRSENQRTSKAMIWVQFPSLSLEYWDEKTLFTISRAIGNPIKVDSATLQYQNGYYAKCKIVGHYQSECRLKKSVEEGFSVEQSVKLSSPINGSPKKPDISIPAPAIQTHTSANKSTSTSQIPSSSDKTNPAAQVSNATDKPLPINNPTEDKYSPKVPEISFVEPQILIDPNKVISETLSTSGISLISNQYEVLQDNEFDSTSSEDGEIKEVSPSNLLDYSKVVQPVNIIKPPDPIQTSNSVSSSVTKNITKKSLQ, encoded by the exons ATGGATCCTTTAGTAGTAGATCTATCTAAAATTCCTGTAACTCAATCTGCAATTAACTTGATCAATGATAATGATAAGGATAGATATGAATCATGGCGTTTTTCTTTAATTGGTCGATTGGATCTTCTTCGAATTAAATTTTTAGATGCTTCTAATATTTTGAGGAAACAATGGAAACTGACAGCTCCATGTCAATTGATCCCATTGGGTAAAGGTTTTTTTACAATCAAGTTATCTAATGAAGAAGATAAGAATCATATTAAATCAGGTACATGGGAAGCAATGGATCAAATCTTGAAAGTCAGAAATTGGATTCCCAATTTTAGATCGGAAAATCAAAGAACTTCTAAAGCAATGATTTGGGTCCAATTTCCTAGTTTAAGCTTGGAATACTGGGATGAAAAAACCTTATTCACTATTAGCAGAGCAATTGGGAATCCTATTAAGGTTGATTCTGCAACTTTACAATATCAGAATGGCTATTATGCAAAA TGTAAGATTGTTGGGCATTATCAATCTGAGTGTAGACTCAAGAAATCAGTTGAGGAGGGTTTTTCTGTTGAACAATCTGTGAAGTTAAGCTCTCCAATTAATGGCTCCCCTAAGAAACCTGACATATCAATTCCTGCACCAGCAATTCAAACTCATACTTCAGCTAACAAGTCTACTTCTACAAGTCAGATTCCAAGTTCATCTGACAAGACTAATCCTGCAGCTCAAGTTTCAAATGCAACTGATAAGCCTCTTCCTATTAACAATCCTACAGAAGACAAATACTCACCAAAGGTACCTGAAATTTCATTCGTTGAACCCCAAATTTTGATTGATCCTAATAAGGTAATATCTGAAACTCTTTCTACTTCTGGAATTTCCTTAATTTCAAATCAATATGAAGTATTGCAAGATAATGAATTTGATTCTACTAGCTCAGAAGATGGAGAGATTAAGGAGGTCAGTCCTTCAAACTTACTTGATTATAGTAAAGTGGTTCAACCTGTGAATATTATTAAACCTCCTGATCCTATTCAGACTAGTAATTCAGTTTCTAGTTCTGTTACAAAGAATATTACCAAGAAAAGCCTCCAGTAA
- the LOC113332868 gene encoding uncharacterized protein LOC113332868 yields MVLDKKIQPMVIRNGIHPTHLLFADDIFLFCNGGLKSIENLKILLMEYQAATGHIMNAAKSKFFVDGTYNNRKRFIADFFQMSLSIFPDKHLGVILVQGKVKTIHLWHILEYMHMRLAAWSVKLLNFQDNICVSKEEGGLGIRKMEDVNKASLMKFLWKILHSKEEWAKFFLDKYLYKNGNWINYYKRSSVWPGIKWVIPEFKENTRWIVGTGENISLWNDKWVFEEPLCQLFPSHPYIADHPYMKVQDLILNGQWQIPEVFLQFFTGEQLPVIKGGEDMLIWCSSHTGQFTVDDAVKKISNHLPKLHWYKKIWNPEVLPSTSAKIWKITRGACATDENLRKRGWNTASEDQVLIFFLIQKRRIHRIRIIELYFHFPQEGELLLCCGGASIGNPSLAGYGFVVRDHSGAFIFGESGGLGVATNYVAEFFASIRALEWASHNHKTKLVLQSDSKACITSLINHNIPWFLLARWHRVISGLSVTYRHVYREINNAADNFAKKGSHLQKGKTLSFNKKPGNLCLEYPNTIYYRFV; encoded by the exons ATGGTTTTGGACAAGAAGATTCAACCCATGGTTATAAGGAATGGAATTCACCCTACTCACTTGTTGTTTGCTGATGACATTTTCCTTTTTTGTAATGGTGGACTGAAGTCTATAGAGAATCTGAAAATTTTACTTATGGAATATCAAGCTGCAACAGGTCATATAATGAATGCTGCCAAGAGTAAATTTTTTGTTGATGGAACTTATAATAATAGGAAAAGATTTATTGCTGATTTCTTCCAAATGAGTTTATCAATTTTCCCTGACAAACACTTAGGTGTTATCCTTGTGCAAGGTAAAGTGAAAACTATTCATCTTTGGCACATTTTGGAGTATATGCATATGAGACTAGCTGCTTGGAGTGTGAAATTGCTAAATTTTCAG GATAATATCTGTGTGTCAAAGGAGGAGGGTGGCCTTGGAATCAGGAAAATGGAGGATGTTAATAAAGCTTCACTGATGAAATTCTTGTGGAAGATATTGCATTCTAAAGAGGAGTGGGCTAAATTTTTTCTAGATAAATACTTGTATAAGAATGGGAATTGGATTAATTACTATAAAAGATCTTCAGTGTGGCCTGGAATTAAATGGGTTATTCCTGAATTTAAAGAGAATACTAGGTGGATTGTAGGTACAGGGGAAAACATATCTTTATGGAATGATAAATGGGTCTTTGAAGAACCTTTGTGTCAACTCTTTCCTTCTCATCCTTATATTGCGGATCATCCTTACATGAAGGTACAAGACCTTATTCTTAATGGTCAATGGCAAATTCCTGAGGtctttcttcaattcttcaccgGTGAACAACTACCAGTAATTAAAGGAGGAGAAGATATGTTGATTTGGTGCAGCTCTCATACTGGTCAATTCACTGTAGATGATGCTGTAAAGAAAATAAGCAACCATCTACCTAAGCTGCACTGGTACAAAAAAATCTGGAATCCTGAAGTTCTCCCATCTACTTCTGCAAAAATTTGGAAGATCACTAGAGGAGCATGTGCAACTGATGAGAATCTAAGGAAGAGAG GTTGGAATACTGCCTCCGAGGATCAGGTTTTAATATTCTTCCTAATTCAAAAAAGAAGAATTCACAGGATTAGAATCATTGAATTATACTTCCATTTTCCTCAAGAGGGTGAATTGTTACTTTGTTGTGGTGGTGCCTCCATTGGCAACCCTAGTTTGGCTGGATATGGTTTTGTTGTCAGGGATCATAGTGGTGCTTTCATTTTTGGAGAATCTGGAGGTTTGGGGGTAGCAACCAACTATGTGGCTGAATTCTTTGCAAGCATTAGAGCATTGGAATGGGCTTCACATAATCATAAGACAAAATTAGTGTTGCAATCTGACTCAAAGGCTTGTATTACTTCTCTTATTAACCATAACATTCCCTGGTTTCTGTTGGCTAGATGGCACAGGGTGATTTCTGGTTTATCTGTAACCTACAGGCATGTGTATAGAGAGATCAATAATGCTGCAGACAATTTTGCTAAGAAGGGTTCTCATCTTCAAAAAGGGAAGACTCTGAGCTTCAACAAGAAACCTGGCAACCTTTGTCTTGAATATCCTAACACAATTTATTACAGATTTGTGTAA